Within Chelatococcus sp. HY11, the genomic segment TTGACTGAAAAGATTTAAGTTCTCTTTACGACCGACTTAGCCACAGCGTTGCGATGCCAAGAAATGAAAAGAATCCGATCACATCGGTGACAGTCGTGACGAACGGGCCTGATGACACCGCCGGATCGATTTTGAAGCGGTGGAGCGCGAGGGGGATAAGGATGCCGCCGATGGCCGCGGCGGTCAGCACGATCATGAGGGCTAGCCCGATGATGACGCCGAGGCCCGCCACGCCGGACCAGAGCGCGGCCATGGTGCCGAGCAGGAGCGCGAAGCCGACGCCGTTCATCAGCCCCACGGTCATCTCGCGGCGGATGACGCGCCAGGCATTGGCCCGCCCGAGCTGGCGCGTTGCGATGGCGCGCACGGTCACCGTCATGGTCTGGGTGCCCGCGTTGCCGCCCATGGACGCCACGATCGGCATGAGGACAGCGAGCGCCACCATCGCCTGGATCGAGGCTTCGAAGGTGTCGATGACGCTCGCCGAGACGAGCGCGGTGAGGAGATTGGCGAACAGCCAGGGGAAACGGCCCTTGACCGTATTCCAGACGCTGTCGGACAGCTCTTCGTCGGCCTTGACGCCGCCCAGCGCCTTCAGGTCCTCGTCCGCCTCCTCGTCGAGCACGTCGACGATGTCGTCGACCATCATGACGCCGACAAGGCGCTCGCTGTCATCGACGACGGGTACGGAGACGAGGTTGTAGTGCTGCATCAGGAGCGCGACTTTCTCCTGGTCGTCGGTCGCATGGACGCGCTGGTGGTCTTCGGTGGCGATCGTGTCGATGCGATCGCCCCACCGGGCCCGCATCAGCTTGTCGAGGGGGACCGCGCCGAGAAGGCGATGGGCGGGATCGACGATGAAGACCTCGTAGAAGGTGTCGGGAAGGTCCGCCGTGTCCCTGATGTAATCGACGGTCTGCCGCACGCTCCAGAAGGGCGGTACCGCGATGCAGTCCGTCTGCATGCGGCGACCGGCCGATTCCTCGGGATAGTCGAGGCCGCGCTGGAGCGCGATCCGTTCCAGCGCCGGCAGCTTCTCCAGGATCTCGGCCTGGTCGTCGTGGTCGAGATCCTCGAGAATATAGACGGCATCGTCGACGTCGAGATCGCGAACGCCCTCGGCGACCTCGTCGTTCGACAGTTCCTCGAGGATTTCCTCGCGGACGGTGTCATCGACCTCAGTGAGCGCCGTGAAGTCGAAGTCCTTGCCGAGCAGGCTGATCAGCCGGGGACGGTCATCCGGCTGGAGCGCTTCCAGCAGGGAGCCCACATCCGCCTCGTGGAGGTCTCCCACCAAGTCGCGCAGGTCGTCGCCGTCGCCCGCGCGGATGGCCGTCGCGGCGCGCTCGATGACGGACGGCCAGATTTCCCCATCCGCGTTGCGAAAGCTGTTCGCCTCAGCCGTCGTGTCTCTGACGTCAGACATACTCGGCTCCGGTTACTTCAGGCTTTCGGGGGCGGGGCGGGGAATGCCGGAGCTCGGACGGAATCAGAGCGCTGCATCCGCTTCACTCGTTGTCCTATCCACGGCGTTTTTCAAGCTTTAGCTGATCCATGTGACAGCGCTAAAGCTTTGGGCGGCCATCCGGCGTCATGTCCGGGCTCGCTAGAACGAGCGCCCAGTAATTCTTGCCCGCCCCCCGCGCCCGCGCGAGACCGATCCGGGTCGCTTGCGGCAGGAGGAGGTTCTGGCGGTGGCCAGGGGAGGCCTTCCAGCCGCGTATGGCGCTTGCGAGATCCCGATAGCCCATGCCGAGGTTTTCCGCGCTGTAGCCCCAGATGAAACCCATGCCCTGCATGCGGCTGGAGAAGCTACCGGCAACCGTGTGAGACAGCGTGTCGCTCGCCGCCATGGCCTTCGCCTGCTGGAGAGCGGCTTCGTTTAGCCGGCTGTCGACAACCACTGGACCGAGACCCTGACTTTGCCGAAACTCCGAGATTGCCGCCGCCGCCGCCGGTGCGTCACGGGTGCTGGCTTCCTCGATCGGATAGCGCGACCGTGGGCCGGCGCAGGCGACAATGACCAGGCACAGCGTGAGCACACACAGCGGTCTCAATCCCATCCCGACATCTCCCTTCGCGCGAAGCAACCCTTGCTTCGACGACAAAACTGATGTGGCAAATCAATGGCGCTGTCAGCAGATCGTCTCGGCGTCAATGCATCTTATGATTGTGAAAGAATGCAGAAATAAATCATAGGTAGTGTTTCCTCGAAGGCCCCGCTGTAGGGGACAATCGAGGGGGTGCCGTGCCGATCGAGCTGCGACTCTTTCAATCCATGCAATCAGTTGAGGGCCCCTGGCGCATACTGGAAGCTGACGGCTATCTTACACCGTACCAGCGCTTTGATTTTCTCCGGGCGTATCTCGCCACCGTGCCGGACGAGCGTCGCGCCATTGTGGCTGTCGGCTTTTTCGTGGGGCAAAGGCCGATTGCCCTGCTGCCGCTGGCCATCACACGGCGCTTCGGTGTAGCGACGGCACAGCTGGTCGGCGCGGAGCTGGGCGGCAGCGGCTGTCTGATCACGGGGAGAGGAGCCGACGCGCGGGTGTCCGATGCCCTGCTCCACAGGGCATTTGACCTTGTGCGAAAGGAGATCGGGCGGCTCGATCTGGTCAATCTGAAGAACCTGCCGCCGACCTGGTTCGAGCGGCAAAACCCATTGCTCTTTCTGCCCCATTGGCGCGCGTCAGATGATCTCTACAGCCTCGCGATCGACGCCGGCACGTTCGCACGCCGCATCAGAGCCAAGCGCCGCGCCAATATCGAGCGCGGCAGGCGGCGGCTGAAGGAGCTGTTCGGGCCTCTTTCCTTCAGGAGGGCGACGACGTCCGCGGAGCTCTCCGCCATCCATGAAGCTTTTCTGTCCCAGCGTGGACAGCGCTTCGCGCGGATGGGCATCGACAATGTCTTCGCGCGGGAAGAGGTCGTGTCCTTCTTCCTCGAGGCGTCGCGCCAGTCGTTCGGCGCCGCGCGCCCGGCCCTCTGCTTCCACGCGCTCTACGCCGGGGATGAAATCGTCGCCACGGCTTGCGGCACGTTCTGCGGCTCGCATTACTCGATGTATATCAACTCCACCGCTCCGGGGCCTGCCGCGAAATACAGCCTGACGGCTATCCTCATGCAGGAACTCATGCACGAGCTCGTCGCCTGTGGCGTGACGTCGATCGACATGGGCGTCGGCGATTTTCCCTACAAGCTTGAATGGACGGATCCCATCCCGCTGTTCGACAGCGTCGTGGGCATCAGCACGGTCGGTCGTGTCCTCGCGCCCCTCATCATGGCGAGAGGCATGGCGAAACGCCTCATCAAGCGCAATGACCGTCTATGGTCGATCGTCAGCCAGGTCAGGCTCGCACGCCATCGTCTCCATCTCTTTGGCGAGCGTCTCTGGGAGCGGTTCGGCCAACGGGCCGCCAGCGCGATCGCCTGGTGCTCGCTGTTCGATCACGCGGTGCAGGTGCTGTGAAGCGCTGCGCTGGAGTTGCCGCCTCGATACGGGCCATGGTGCCACACACAGGTTCGGGGAAGGCGCGACAAGGGGCAGCGGTGATGGGCGCCCGCCTGGCGGGCGCCGCCCTCGGCTTCGCCGGCCAGGCCATGGCCGCTCGCATGCTCGGGCCCGATGAATTCGGGCGCTATGGCGTCATGCTGGTCTGGCTGCTGCTTCTTGGTCATGCGGCATCCGCCGGAACAAGTCAGCTCGTCTATCGCAACCTGGCGGTTTATCGCGTCGCGGGATCGCGGGATCTGGCGCTCGGTCTCCTGCGCATGGCGGGGGCGATGGTGTCGATCACTTCCCTAGTGCTTGCAGGAGGGGGCATCCTCGCGCTGCATCTGATGCTGTCCGGCATCGATAGCCGCTATTTGGTTCTCGGCACGATGGCGCTCGGCGCGGTGCCGCTTCTGGCGACGCAGGATCTGCTCGAGGCGATCGCGCGCGGCCTCGACCGGCCGGTGCTCGGCATCGGGCCTGCCTTCCTCCTCCGCCATCTCGCACTGCTTGCCGGCCTCGGCGCATTGGGCCTCATCGGTGCCGGCGCCGATGAGGTCACCGTTCTCGGCCTGACGATCGGCGGGTTGGCCATGAGTATCGTGGTTCAGGCCTGGCTCGTCCTCCCCCATGTCTTGCCGCTGCTGCGCGGCGCACGGCCGCTCTACCACCGGGCGCCATGGCTGCGGACCGCCTTGCCGATTGCCCTGGTGGAAGCGGCGGAGGTGCTTTTCCAGAACATGGACATGGTCGTGCTCGCGATCTTCGTGCCGGCCGGGGACGTAGCGCTTTATTTCGCCGCGACACGCCTTGTCCAGGTCCTCGGCTATGTTCCCTACGCGACATCGGCGGTGACGGCGCAGACCTACGCGGTGCTGGGGGAGGCGGGCGACCGGCTTAGCCTGCAAAGACTGATCGGGAGGGCGACCCTGGCCGTGACGAGCCTCGTCGGGCTGGGCGCGGTCAGCCTGTCGCTGGCAGGTGGGCCGCTTCTTGGCTTGTTCGGCGCGGAGTTCCGGGCAGCATCAGGGCTCCTTCCGGTTCTGTGCGCTGGTCTCGTCATCGCGTCCGCGCTGGGGCCGGGCGAGGATGTCCTCGCCATGCTCGGCCAGGAACGGACCTGCGCGCGCATTTATATGGCGGCGCTGGCTGCTGGCCTCATGGCGCATCTCGTCCTGATTCCCGCCCACGGCGCCACGGGCGCGGCCATCGCGATGGCCTTCGCACTCAGTTTGCGCGGCTTGCTCATGGCTTTTGTCGCCTACCGGCGCCTCGGTCTCGTTCTGCCTATCGGGGGTGGATTGCTGATGGCGCCGCCAGTCAGGGGCGTCGCGAGCTCTGGGACCGTCGCCACCGAGATAGTTCCCGGTGAGCAGCGATGAGCGGGGTGACGGGATCGCACAAGGGGGATGCGTTGCAGGATCAAGGTCTTCTCGGGTCACGGGCGGACGATACGTCCCGACCGGAGGTCGTTCTGGCTTGCCTCGACGCCGGCGAGATCGCCGATCTTGACCCCAACGGCTGGGACGAACTGTCGCGCCACGCGCTGGAGCCCAATCCATTCTATAGCCGTGGCTACGTCCTCGCGGGCCTACAGACGATCGACCGGCATATCGGTCTGCGCATTGGGGTGATGACGGCTGCCGGGCGGATGATCGGTTTGTTCCCCTTCCATCGGCGGGGACCGCGCGGGCGGGGCATCGCCATCGCGGCGGGAAATCTCTACCAGTTTTGCGGCACCCCACTGGTTCATCGGGACTACGCCGAGGCCGTTCTGGAGCGCTGGACGGTGGCGGCCAGGCAAGGCGAGCTCCCAGCCCTATGGCGCTTCAATCATATCGGCCTCGAGGGCCCGCTGATGGCGTTATGGGCGCGCGTGCTGGCGCGGCACGGCCACGTGCTGCGGCGGATCTACCAGTATGAGAGGCCGCGTCTGACCTACACTGAGGGAGGCTTCGAGACCCATTGCAGGCAGTTCGTGTCCAAGACACGCGTCAAGGATGTTCAGCGGACGATTCGCCGCTTGGAGGAACTAGGGAAGCTTCGCTTCGAGCGAGCGACCCATGCCGCGGACATCCGACAGAGGCTGGAGGATTTCCTGGCCATCGAGAACGCGGGGTGGAAGGGGCGGGCGGGCAGTTCCTTCCTGGCACGACCGCAAGATGCGCGTTTCGCCCGTCTCGCATTCAGGGGTGGGCAGGGGCTCGGTACGGGGAGCGGAACTGGGATCGGCACAGGGGCCATTCCGGGATCCGCGACGACTGTGACAGATAGCCTGCTGCTCGATGACAAGCCGATCGCCGTCAGCCTCAATCTCGTTGCCGGCAATACGATGTTCACGCCGAAGACGACCTACGACGAGGCCTATCGGCGTTACAGCCCCGGTCTCGTTCTGGAAGTTCGTGTCATGCAGGCGTTCTTCGATGAGCACGCAGGGAGCGCCGCGGCCAACGGGGCGGCGATGGACGCGGCCACGACCATGGATGGCCATCTCGTTCAAGGGCTTTGGAATACCACGAGAATGATGGGATCCGTGCTGATCGGCCCCGACAGGCGGCGCACTTATGCCCAAGCTCTCTATGAGAGTGGGCATCACCGCCTGCGCGAGGCGGCGAAGACATATTTGAAGGGGTACAGGGGTTTGAAATAATGGAAACAGCGCCGCATCAGATCTCGATCCTGACGGGCTTCAACCTTTTGGGCTACCGGCGATCGTCTCGCTCTCACCCCAACTTCCCGGTCGTTGCACCAACCCTCTTATGGGGTTGGTGCGGTCGAGAGGACTCGAACCTCCACTCCTTTTGGGAACTACCACCTCAAGGTAGCGCGTCTACCAGTTCCGCCACGACCGCATTCGCTTCAGCGGTTGATCACCGAAGCGAGCGTGGATCTAACAGATCGATCGGGAGCCTACAAGAGCCTCAAGACGCTTTCGTGAAGAGTTCTTGCGCTTTCCCATCGTTCTTTGCCTCGCTCTCTCACGCAAAGCCTTGCCAGCCTTCGTTCCGCAGCGCTTCAGCTGATCATCGGGGCTTGTGGAAACCTTGAATGAAGCCCAATTTGGCTAGAATGGAATCGCCCCAGAGTGCGGGTGGCGAAGGTGCGGGTACCGCCGGGAAGCGCGATCGCACATCGCGATTCATACGCGTGAGCTATCCGCGATACAGAACGGGAATCGGGAAGCGGGCTGTTGCCTTCGCGGCAGGTCTTCAGACTTCACTCCGAACAGAATGGCATGACAATAACTCCCGGTATAACAACTTCTGGCAAAACAGCTTCTGGCACGACCACTTCAGGGCAGACCCGTGAGAGCCTGGCAGGTGCGACGATGCGGTCGACGACGGGAGTGCCCGTCGCGTGGATCGTCACTGAGGGATTGGTCGGCTACGAGGCGGCGATGGCGGCGATGGAGGCGCGTGTCGCGGCGATCGCCGAGGGCTTGGCCAGCGAATGCGTCTGGCTCATCGAGCATCCGCCGCTCTACACGGCGGGCACATCCGCCAACGATGTGGATCTCGTTGATCCCGCCCGTTTTCCCGTCCACCGTACCGGCCGGGGAGGGCAATATACCTACCACGGGCCGGGCCAGCGTGTGGCCTATGTCATGCTGGACCTGAAGCAGCGCGCCCAGGATCTGCGACTGTTCGTCTCGACACTGGAGCAATGGCTGATCGCGACCCTCGACGGCTTCAATATCCGCGGCGAACGCCGCGAGGACCGGGTGGGCGTCTGGGTGCGCCGGCCCGACAAAGGAGCATTGACCGAGGACAAGATCGCGGCGATCGGCATTCGCGTGCGTCGCTGGGTCACCTTTCACGGCATCAGCCTCAATGTCGAACCGGACCTCGGGCATTTCTCGGGGATCGTTCCCTGCGGCGTCACCCAGCATGGGGTCACAAGCCTGGTGGATCTCGGGATTCCGATCACCATGCCTGAAGTGGACACCGTGTTGCGACGCGCGTTCGAGGACCGCTTTGGCCCCACGGTTTCCGTGGACGGACGCAGCCTGCTTTAGCGGGTCCGGGTGGGAATTTGCCCCCATAAGCGCAACCGGTCTTGCGTCCCTCCCGCCGAGCGTCCGATAAATGCGGCTCATACCGCGTTGAAAAGGCGATCGGGGAGAGAACGCATGGCTAGGAGTAAGGTGGCTCTGGTGACCGGGGCTGGTTCCGGTGTGGGACGCGCGGTGACGCTCGCTTTCGCCCGGGACGGCTACACCGTGGTGCTGGCGGGACGGCGTATCGACGCGCTGAAGGAGACCATCAGCTTGGCAGCGCAGCCCGAGCAGCTTCTCGCGGTGCCGACGGACGTGAGCGACGCGGTCTCCGTGAACGCCTTGTTCGAGATCGTGAAGGAGCGTTTCGGCCGCCTCGACGTGCTGTTCAACAATGCCGGTGTCAACGCGCCGGGCATTCCGTTGGAGGAGCTCACGGTCGAGCAGTGGCAGAACGTGGTGGACGTCAACCTGACCGGGCCGTTCCTCTGCACCCAGGCCGCCTTCCGGATCATGAAGGATCAGGATCCGCGTGGTGGGCGCATCATCAACAATGGCTCCGTCTCCGCCACCGCCCCACGCCCCAATTCCGCGCCTTATACGGCGACCAAGCACGCGATCACGGGTCTGACGAAGTCGACCTCTCTCGACGGGCGTAAGTACGACATCGCCTGCGGCCAGATCGATATCGGCAATGCCGCCACAGAGATGGCGATGCGGATGACCAAGGGCGTGCCGCAGGCTGACGGTTCGATCCGTGTCGAGCCGGTCATGGACGTGGCGCATGTGGGCGAGGCCGTGCTCGGCATGGCGAACCTGCCGCTCGACGTGAATGTGCAGTTCATCACCGTCATGGCGACCAAGATGCCCCTCGTGGGGCGTGGCTAGGGGCGAAACGCGAAACGTCGAGATCCTCCAGGGGGCATGATGTTTTCGCCGTTTCGGCTCTGGACAACCGTCCGGACATCTCGCATGTCCAGTTGCCGGGCCGAGCACCGGCGAGACTTTTTATCGAGGAGAGTTCGATGTCGATTGAGCGTTTTGGTGTCGGTCCGCGGATGAGCGAAGCGGTTGCCTATGGAAATCTCATCTTCCTCGCGGGTGAAGTCGCGGAAGATCGCACGCAGGACGCGGCTGGCCAGACCCAGCAGATTCTGGCGGCGATCGATGAGACCCTGGCGAAGGCCGGCTCCGACAAGACCAAGATCCTGAAGGCCAATATCTGGCTGTCGGACATCCGGTATTTCGCCGACATGAACAAGGTCTGGGATGCATGGGTTCCGCAGGGCCACACGCCCGCTCGCGCCACTGTCGAGGCCAAGCTTGCGGCGCCGGACGTGCTCGTCGAAATCATGGTCGTGGCTGCTCGCTGATTACATTACGCAGGTGAAGCCGGGGCGCAGGTTAAGGCGTTTCAAGGGAAGCCCGCCCCGGTGAGGCCGTATTGATAGGAGTAAACTGTACCGGAGCCATGGCCCGAGGCTTTTGTGAGAAGCCAGGCTTCTTTCAGGACACCACTGGCGAAGGCTCCGGCGCGCACTGGCTTCCCCCGTTGTCGAAGGCTGTTCCATGGCGCAATCAAGCCAGCCCGAAGGTCTTGATGAGATCCGCCGCGATTTTGCGGAGCGCGTCGCGGGTCGCACGCGTCCCCGGGATGCAAGGGTCATCGCGGCTTTCGCCACGGTCCCGCGCGAACGGTTCCTTGGGCCAGGACCCTGGCTCATTCGTTCCGCGGATGGCTATTTGCGCACGCCGGATGCGAACCCCATCCACATCTACCGCGACATCCTCGTGGCTCTTGAGCCTCTGCAGCGGATCAATAACGGACAGCCGTCTCTCCATGCAGCCGCCATCGCCAACCTCCGCTTGAAGGACGGGGAGACAGCGCTTCACGTCGGTGCGGGCACGGGGTACTACACGGCGATCCTCGCGGAGGTCATCGGCACGGCTGGCCGGGTTCACGGCTATGAAATCGAGCCCAGGCTGGCCGCGCTCGCAAAAGCCAATCTCGCTGAGCGCGACAATGTCACCCTCCATGATGAGGCTGATCCGCTCACATTGCCCCAGGCCGACGCGATCTACGTCAGCGCGGGCGCCGGCGGCCCGCAGCCGCGATGGCTGCATGCGCTCAATCCCATGGGGCGCCTCATTTTTCCGCTCACGGGCGATGACGGGAGTGGCGTGATGCTCCTCGTCAGACGAACCGATGACCCGCAGGTCTTCGAGGCGCGCTGCCTCGGGCCGGTACAGTTCATTCCACTGGTTGGTGGGCATGATGATATCGCGAGCCCGCATATCGCTGCTGCCTGGACCGACGGGCGTCTGGCCCGGGTTCGCACGCTCATTGCCGGCAGGCCGGTGGAGCCGTCATCCCGTCTTCTGGAAGGCGATGGATGGTGGCTATCAAGCCAGGCGATGGCGCCGAAGGCTGCCCCGCTACCCGAATAGGACAGTCCTGAGGAGCTTATCCACCGCCGTCGCCTCCTTTCAGGTTGTATGGCGGCGCGCCTTCATGACAATGGGATCATGGCACTCAATCTGATCAAGCTTTGTGTCGGCGTGGAAACGATCCAGGAACTCGAAGAGTGGATCGGCAGGCGTCTTGCGGAGAAGAAGCGGCTCGGCCAGCCCGTGGAGCAGCTTCATGTCACGCGCATGGCACCGAAGCGTGTTGATGAACTGCTTGATGGCGGGTCGCTCTATTGGGTGATCAAGGGCCAGATTTCCTGCCGGCAAAGACTAACGGATCTGCGCGTGTTCACCGACAACGAGGGCATCGGCCGTTGCGCGCTCGTGCTCGAGCCCACGGTCGTTCGTGTCCGGCCGAGACCGATGCGTCCGTTCCAGGGCTGGCGCTATCTCGCGGGGAAGGACTCTCCGGATGACCTCGCCGGTGGAGCAGATGCGATCGATGCCATGCCCGAACCGATGCGTCGTGAGCTGGCCTCCCTGGGGCTGCTCTGAGCGTGGCTTCAGCCAGCGAGAGGTGAGGGAGGGGGCCTGCAATCGCGGTCCCTGATCGCTTGCGTTCCAACCTCCGGATGAGATGTGCCGGAGGCCAGCACGGCGCCGCCTTTTCCCACGCTCTATCTCTTTGAACACGCATAGAATTCATCCAAAACCGCATACACTTTTCGGCGCGATGCTCTAAACTCGCCGCGTGCTGCTCTGGAGTTCGCGTCATGGTTTCTCGCTTTGCCGTTGTCGCCCTGACCTGTTGCCTCACGGGCCTGCCGGCCGTTGCGGCTCCCTGTATCGGGCCAGAGGCCTTGCCCGGCGTTTCCACCGGGCCACGGTCCGCCGCCGATGCGTTGACATCCAAAGGATCGACGTCTCACGCCCGCGCCGTTGGGCGGACGACGCGTCAATCGCAGGATTGTGACGCAGGCCTCGGGCCTGACGCTCGCCAAGCCTCGGGGGCGGTCACGCGCAAGGGTAATGCCCTGAAAATCGGCGATACGGAGATCCGGATCAACGGCCGGGTCAGGGTGGAAGGCGCTTATGGCCGCTGACCCCCCTACGGGACGACTGTCATGTCCCGTGGAGCCACCTTGTCGTTCCGATGATGTCACGGCCTTGGTTGCGCTGTGAGGTCGAATCCCGGCATCCGCATGCAAAAGGCGGTTGGTCTCCCGATATAACGGGAAGACACGCTGCCGCGCGAGGCAAGGGAGGCGAGCATCTCGGACAAGTCGATCACGGATAAGAGCAAGCCGCCGGTGGCAGGCAGGACAGCGGAGGTTGATCTGTTCCTGTCGCAGGCGAAAGCCGTCGCGCAAACAGCGCGCGAGGGGCGGCTCATCTTCGCGCTTGATGCGACCCTGAGCCGTCAGCCCACGTGGGATATCGCCTGTCGCCTGCAGGCGCAGATGTTCGATGTAACGGCGGCGCAAGGTGGCCTCAACATTCAGCTCGTCTATTTCCGCGGTCTTGATGAGTGCCGCGCATCGCGATGGCTGGCGAGCGCCGATGCGTTAAAGGGCCTGATGGAGCGGATCGATTGTCGTGGCGGCCAGACACAGATCGAGCGCGTGCTCGATCACGCCGCCGCTCAGGCGGCGAAGGCGCGGGTCGGGGCGCTGGTTTTTGTCGGGGACGCCATGGAGGAAAACATCGACACGCTATGCGCTTCCGCCGGCAAGCTCGGCATGCTCGGGGTCAAGGCATTTCTGTTCCAGGAAGGGCACGACCCCATCGCAGGGCAGGCCTTCGCGGAAATCGCCAGATTGACGGGCGGTGTGCATGAACGCTTCGATCTGCGCGCGCCGCACGCGCTGGCCGGCCTGCTGCGCGCCGCCGCCGCTTATGCCAGTGATGGCGTCGCTGGTTTGACACGCCTGGCGAGCGGAGAGCCGGAAGCACGGCGGCTGCTGGCGTCGCTCGGGGGTACGCGATGATTTTTCTGGCCGCAGGTTGTCTTACGCTACTGTTTTTCTGGTGGCTCGGCCGGAACTACGCGAAGGCGGACCCCAGGAAACTCGCTAGTCTTCTTCGGCGGGGAGGTGGCGTCGCCGCTCTGGGCGTTGCGGCTCTCCTCCTGTTCCGTGGCCGATTTGACATGGCCCTTCCGCTGGCGGGGCTCGGCTGGTGGATGATGAACGGCGGCGCGTTCTATCTCCCCGGCAATCTCGGCACATACTGGCCCGGCGGGCAGCGCGGAGGGGCCAAGCCGCAGCCGGGGAGACGCTCGTCTGTCCGATCCGTCACGGTTGCGATGGAGCTCGACCATGATACCGGCGATCTCACCGGGCAGGTGGTCAGCGGCCCCTATGCAGGACGAGACCTTGGCAGTTTCACGAAGGAGGAACTGGCCGTTCTGCGTGATACGGCTCTTGCCGCCGACCCCGAAGGCGCGCGGCTTCTAGAGGCTTATCTGGATCGCCGATTTCCCAGCTGGCGTGAACACGCTCAGGCGGACCTTAACGCGCGGGGCGGCGGCGGAGATCGCTCGATGACGCAGGAAGAGGCGCTTCAGATATTGGGTCTTGCTGCTGGCGCGGGTGAGAGCGAGATCCGCGGCGCGCATCGGTCCCTGATGAAGAAACTGCATCCCGACCAAGGGGGCTCGACGTATCTCGCGTCCCGGGTGAACCAAGCCAAGGATGTCCTGCTGAACCGTCATAACTAGCGCTCATTCATCAGCGGGGTGAGATAAGTACCATATCCGCGGTCGTTTCGCATCGGCCTCCACCCGGGGGCAGGGCGATGACGTGTTCTTCGTCACGCGAAGACGGTGGCTTCCGGGGGTATCCCGAGGCAGCCCTAGCTGAGCTGTCGCGGGAGTTATTGCTCTGCATCCTGATCGGCGGTCGGGGCAAAACAGCCATCTCGCGCCGCCTGACCTTGTCTTCTCAGGTCATCCGCGCGTGGCGAAGCACGAGAAGCCCTGCCTCTTCAGCGCCTTGCAGGCGGCCTGCGCGCTGTCCGTGTCGAAGCCGGAGAAGCGGGCGCGATAGAGCGTGGTGCCGCCCTTGGTGATCTTCTCGGTGAAGGGCGAGGCCTTCGCGAGGGTGCTGCGGGACTTGGATTTCGCCTGATTCAGAATGTCGTTGGCCTTGTCGGCGTCGGCGGTCGCGCCGAGCTGGATCACCCAGCCGCTGACACGCGTGACCTTGGCGGCCGGCTCGTCGCGCGGCTCCGCCTTGGGCTCGACCTTGGCAACGGTGGTCGTTGCCTGAGCCTTGGCTGCCGGTGCTTTGGCCACGGGGGCTTCCGGGCGGGCCGGCGGTGGGGCCATGGCGGTCGCCGCGCTGCGGTTCCACTGCATGCTCTGGGACGGTGTCGCCGTGGAGCCCGAGGCGGAGGCAACGACGGGCCGGATATTGGCCAAGTTGATCGCCTTCGGCTGACCGGACGGCGTGATGGAGCTTGTCGTCTCCTCAAGAGCGTCCTGGGCGGCGGAGGCGACCGCGACAGGTTTCGCCGTATCCCGGGTCTCCGTGGCCGAAGCGAAGGCGAGAGCCGACGACTGACGGGCCCCGGCGTAGGCCTGCGGCAGATTGTTTGTGATCAGGTCCGCCATGATATTGTCGCGCGACGCTGCCGAGCGGCCGCCGAGCACCGATGCCACAACCTCGCGGCCGCCTGATTTGGCGGAGGTCAGCAGGTTGAAGCCGGAAGCGCGCGTATAGCCCGTCTTGATGCCATCGACGCCATCGATGCGGTCCAGAAGCCGGTTGTGGCTACGGATCGTGCGGCTGCCGTACTGG encodes:
- a CDS encoding lipopolysaccharide biosynthesis protein, with translation MGARLAGAALGFAGQAMAARMLGPDEFGRYGVMLVWLLLLGHAASAGTSQLVYRNLAVYRVAGSRDLALGLLRMAGAMVSITSLVLAGGGILALHLMLSGIDSRYLVLGTMALGAVPLLATQDLLEAIARGLDRPVLGIGPAFLLRHLALLAGLGALGLIGAGADEVTVLGLTIGGLAMSIVVQAWLVLPHVLPLLRGARPLYHRAPWLRTALPIALVEAAEVLFQNMDMVVLAIFVPAGDVALYFAATRLVQVLGYVPYATSAVTAQTYAVLGEAGDRLSLQRLIGRATLAVTSLVGLGAVSLSLAGGPLLGLFGAEFRAASGLLPVLCAGLVIASALGPGEDVLAMLGQERTCARIYMAALAAGLMAHLVLIPAHGATGAAIAMAFALSLRGLLMAFVAYRRLGLVLPIGGGLLMAPPVRGVASSGTVATEIVPGEQR
- a CDS encoding GNAT family N-acetyltransferase encodes the protein MQSVEGPWRILEADGYLTPYQRFDFLRAYLATVPDERRAIVAVGFFVGQRPIALLPLAITRRFGVATAQLVGAELGGSGCLITGRGADARVSDALLHRAFDLVRKEIGRLDLVNLKNLPPTWFERQNPLLFLPHWRASDDLYSLAIDAGTFARRIRAKRRANIERGRRRLKELFGPLSFRRATTSAELSAIHEAFLSQRGQRFARMGIDNVFAREEVVSFFLEASRQSFGAARPALCFHALYAGDEIVATACGTFCGSHYSMYINSTAPGPAAKYSLTAILMQELMHELVACGVTSIDMGVGDFPYKLEWTDPIPLFDSVVGISTVGRVLAPLIMARGMAKRLIKRNDRLWSIVSQVRLARHRLHLFGERLWERFGQRAASAIAWCSLFDHAVQVL
- the mgtE gene encoding magnesium transporter — translated: MSDVRDTTAEANSFRNADGEIWPSVIERAATAIRAGDGDDLRDLVGDLHEADVGSLLEALQPDDRPRLISLLGKDFDFTALTEVDDTVREEILEELSNDEVAEGVRDLDVDDAVYILEDLDHDDQAEILEKLPALERIALQRGLDYPEESAGRRMQTDCIAVPPFWSVRQTVDYIRDTADLPDTFYEVFIVDPAHRLLGAVPLDKLMRARWGDRIDTIATEDHQRVHATDDQEKVALLMQHYNLVSVPVVDDSERLVGVMMVDDIVDVLDEEADEDLKALGGVKADEELSDSVWNTVKGRFPWLFANLLTALVSASVIDTFEASIQAMVALAVLMPIVASMGGNAGTQTMTVTVRAIATRQLGRANAWRVIRREMTVGLMNGVGFALLLGTMAALWSGVAGLGVIIGLALMIVLTAAAIGGILIPLALHRFKIDPAVSSGPFVTTVTDVIGFFSFLGIATLWLSRS
- a CDS encoding CAP domain-containing protein; this translates as MGLRPLCVLTLCLVIVACAGPRSRYPIEEASTRDAPAAAAAISEFRQSQGLGPVVVDSRLNEAALQQAKAMAASDTLSHTVAGSFSSRMQGMGFIWGYSAENLGMGYRDLASAIRGWKASPGHRQNLLLPQATRIGLARARGAGKNYWALVLASPDMTPDGRPKL
- a CDS encoding GNAT family N-acetyltransferase, translated to MSGVTGSHKGDALQDQGLLGSRADDTSRPEVVLACLDAGEIADLDPNGWDELSRHALEPNPFYSRGYVLAGLQTIDRHIGLRIGVMTAAGRMIGLFPFHRRGPRGRGIAIAAGNLYQFCGTPLVHRDYAEAVLERWTVAARQGELPALWRFNHIGLEGPLMALWARVLARHGHVLRRIYQYERPRLTYTEGGFETHCRQFVSKTRVKDVQRTIRRLEELGKLRFERATHAADIRQRLEDFLAIENAGWKGRAGSSFLARPQDARFARLAFRGGQGLGTGSGTGIGTGAIPGSATTVTDSLLLDDKPIAVSLNLVAGNTMFTPKTTYDEAYRRYSPGLVLEVRVMQAFFDEHAGSAAANGAAMDAATTMDGHLVQGLWNTTRMMGSVLIGPDRRRTYAQALYESGHHRLREAAKTYLKGYRGLK
- the lipB gene encoding lipoyl(octanoyl) transferase LipB: MRSTTGVPVAWIVTEGLVGYEAAMAAMEARVAAIAEGLASECVWLIEHPPLYTAGTSANDVDLVDPARFPVHRTGRGGQYTYHGPGQRVAYVMLDLKQRAQDLRLFVSTLEQWLIATLDGFNIRGERREDRVGVWVRRPDKGALTEDKIAAIGIRVRRWVTFHGISLNVEPDLGHFSGIVPCGVTQHGVTSLVDLGIPITMPEVDTVLRRAFEDRFGPTVSVDGRSLL